A single genomic interval of Physeter macrocephalus isolate SW-GA chromosome 5, ASM283717v5, whole genome shotgun sequence harbors:
- the GPR85 gene encoding probable G-protein coupled receptor 85 — protein sequence MANYSHAADNILQNLSPLTAFLKLTSLGFIIGVSVVGNLLISILLVKDKTLHRAPYYFLLDLCCSDILRSAICFPFVFNSVKNGSTWTYGTLTCKVIAFLGVLSCFHTAFMLFCISVTRYLAIAHHRFYTKRLTFWTCLAVICMVWTLSVAMAFPPVLDVGTYSFIREEDQCTFQHRSFRANDSLGFMLLLALILLATQLVYLKLIFFVHDRRKMKPVQFVAAVSQNWTFHGPGASGQAAANWLAGFGRGPTPPTLLGIRQNANTTSRRRLLVLDEFKMEKRISRMFYIMTFLFLTLWGPYLVACYWRVFARGPVVPGGFLTAAVWMSFAQAGINPFVCIFSNRELRRCFSTTLLYCRKSRLPREPYCVI from the coding sequence ATGGCGAACTATAGCCATGCAGCTGACAACATTTTGCAAAATCTCTCTCCTCTAACAGCCTTTCTGAAACTGACTTCCTTGGGTTTCATAATAGGAGTCAGCGTGGTGGGCAACCTTCTGATCTCCATTTTGCTAGTGAAAGATAAGACCTTGCATAGAGCACCTTACTACTTCCTGTTGGATCTTTGTTGTTCAGATATCCTCAGATCTGCAATTTGTTTCCCATTTGTATTCAACTCTGTCAAAAATGGCTCTACCTGGACTTATGGGACTCTGACTTGCAAAGTGATTGCCTTTCTGGGGGTTTTGTCCTGTTTCCACACTGCTTTCATGCTCTTCTGTATCAGTGTCACCAGATACTTAGCTATTGCCCATCACCGCTTCTATACAAAGAGGCTGACCTTTTGGACGTGTCTGGCTGTGATCTGCATGGTGTGGACTCTGTCTGTGGCCATGGCATTCCCCCCAGTTTTGGATGTGGGCACTTACTCATTCATTAGGGAAGAAGATCAATGTACCTTCCAACACCGCTCCTTCAGGGCTAATGATTCCTTAGGATTTATGCTGCTCCTTGCCCTCATCCTCCTAGCTACACAGCTTGTCTACCTCAAGCTGATATTTTTTGTCCACGACCGAAGGAAAATGAAGCCAGTCCAGTTTGTAGCAGCAGTCAGCCAGAACTGGACTTTTCATGGCCCTGGAGCCAGTGGCCAGGCAGCTGCCAATTGGCTAGCAGGATTTGGAAGGGGTCCCACACCACCCACCTTGCTGGGCATCAGGCAAAATGCAAACACCACGAGCAGAAGAAGGCTATTGGTCTTAGATGAGttcaaaatggagaaaagaatcaGCAGAATGTTCTATATAATGACTTTTCTCTTCTTAACCTTGTGGGGCCCCTACCTGGTGGCCTGTTACTGGAGAGTTTTTGCAAGAGGGCCTGTAGTACCAGGGGGATTTCTAACAGCCGCTGTCTGGATGAGTTTTGCCCAAGCAGGAATCAATCCTTTTGTCTGCATTTTCTCCAACAGGGAGCTGAGGCGCTGTTTCAGCACAACCCTTCTTTACTGCAGAAAATCCAGGTTACCAAGGGAACCTTACTGTGTTATATGA